The genomic DNA AACCGGATGTTCCAACATACTGTTTTAAATCATCGGTGTTGTATGTTTCAAGCAATTCAATATCCAATGTTTTTTCTAACTTTTTAATGAGCTTTGTATCTGGAACCATTTTTCCAGATTCGATTCTATTGATTACAGAAACCTTTTCATTAAGCTTTTGACCTAACTGTTCACGAGTCCAATTTTTAGCTTCCCTTTTTCTTCTAACAATGTCGTTGTAGTTTTCTATTAGTTCTTCTTGTGGCTCGTCATTTCTTCTGTTTTGTCTTTTATTGGTGTTTTTATTCTTATTGTTCTGCTTTCTGAATTTTGGTTTTGGTGGCTCTTTTTGAATTCTTCCAAATTTAGCACACTCGTCACAGACAGCCATTATGGAACCATCGATTTTCACTCTTTTAGGATGGTCGGAAATGGCTTTTCCACAAATTTCACATTCCATCTTAATCATTTCCCACATTTTATTAGTAATTATTATTTTATTTATATTATTAAATATTTACCATTAATTTTATAAACTATTAAATTTAATTAATTGTTGGATGTAATATCATAAACTTTAAATATAATATTCTTAAATATTATAAAGTAACATATGGTTATTAAAGTATGAAGATGTTGAATTTTATTATCTAAATAAAATTAATTTATTTGGAGATGATATTTTGAATAATGATGTTATTTTGGAAGATTCTTCTAAAGAAGATTTGATCAATAAAATTGAAGAAATGGAAGAAGAAATAAAATCAATTAAAGAAGATAATTCCAAAACCAAAAGTAACTTAATGTGGAAAGTTAGGAAGTTGGAAAAAGACAAGGTCCTAATTGAAAATGAAAAAATAAGATTGGAAAGGGAAGCTAAATCATTAAGATCAGAAATTGAAAGGTTTAGATCACCTCCATTAGTATTGGCTACTATCACAGAAGTTTTAGATGACCACAGAATGACTGTTAAAAGTAGCACAGGACCAAGCTTCTTAGTAAACTATTCTAAATTCTTAGATGAAAAATTATTAGTTCCAGGTTCCAGGGTAGCTTTAAATCAACAAACATTCGGTATTGTTGAAATATTGCCATCAGAAAAAGATGCAAACGTTTCAGGAATGGAAATTGAAACCAAGCCAGACATAACCTATGATAAGATTGGTGGTCTTGAAGAACAAATAGTGGAAGTAAAGGAAACTGTGGAATTGCCTTTAAAAGAACCAGAATTATTTGAAAAAGTTGGAATTGACCCACCAAAAGGAGTATTGTTATACGGACCTCCAGGAACCGGTAAAACTTTACTAGCAAAAGCTGCAGCTAATGAAACTAATGCAACTTTCATTAAAATCGTAGCTTCAGAATTTGTTAAAAAATACATAGGTGAAGGTGCAAGACTCGTACGTGAAGTATTTGAGCTTGCAAAAGAAAAGGCACCTGCAATCATATTCATAGACGAGCTCGATGCAGTAGCGGCTCAAAGACTTAAAAGTTCAACTAGCGGTGACAGGGAAGTTCAAAGAACTTTAATGCAATTGTTAGCAGAATTGGATGGATTCGAATCAAGAGGAGACATCAGTATCATTGGAGCAACCAACAGGCCTGATATTTTGGACCCTGCTCTTCTAAGACCCGGTCGTTTCGACAGATTTATAGAAGTGCCACTTCCAAATGAAGATGGAAGAAGGGAAATTCTCAAAATCCATACCAAAGGAATGTCTTTAGCTGAAGAAGCTGAAATTGATTTGCTCACTGATCTTACAGAAGGTCTTTCAGGAGCAGATTTAAAGGCAGTATGTACAGAAGCCGGAATGTTCGCTATTCGTGACAAACGTCATGAAGTGACCGTAGCCGACTTTATGGATGCTGTTGATAAGATTACAACTGCTCAAAACAAAGACCAATATCAAAAAGAAGCAGGAGTAATGTTCGGATAGATTTATTTAAAAAAGCCAATGATGAACCCTATGAGCTCTGATATGTGATGAATGATGGGCGAGCTGAGGCTTTTTTTCTTTAACTTTTTCTTAAAACAATTGAAACCGACTTGTAAAATTTACTTATTTTAATTCTAAAACTTTATTTAAAATGATAAACTTATAGAATAT from Methanobrevibacter sp. includes the following:
- a CDS encoding multiprotein bridging factor aMBF1, yielding MECEICGKAISDHPKRVKIDGSIMAVCDECAKFGRIQKEPPKPKFRKQNNKNKNTNKRQNRRNDEPQEELIENYNDIVRRKREAKNWTREQLGQKLNEKVSVINRIESGKMVPDTKLIKKLEKTLDIELLETYNTDDLKQYVGTSGSGVKLGSIVKIKRK
- a CDS encoding proteasome-activating nucleotidase, whose amino-acid sequence is MEEEIKSIKEDNSKTKSNLMWKVRKLEKDKVLIENEKIRLEREAKSLRSEIERFRSPPLVLATITEVLDDHRMTVKSSTGPSFLVNYSKFLDEKLLVPGSRVALNQQTFGIVEILPSEKDANVSGMEIETKPDITYDKIGGLEEQIVEVKETVELPLKEPELFEKVGIDPPKGVLLYGPPGTGKTLLAKAAANETNATFIKIVASEFVKKYIGEGARLVREVFELAKEKAPAIIFIDELDAVAAQRLKSSTSGDREVQRTLMQLLAELDGFESRGDISIIGATNRPDILDPALLRPGRFDRFIEVPLPNEDGRREILKIHTKGMSLAEEAEIDLLTDLTEGLSGADLKAVCTEAGMFAIRDKRHEVTVADFMDAVDKITTAQNKDQYQKEAGVMFG